The DNA window GGCACTCCCCCCTCACCAAAGGCAGGGAAGACTCCAATATAAAGAATTAGTGTATACCCAACATGAAAATCCAACCTGGAAGAAAAACCCAGACACAAAGCCTACATGCACCCCTGGAAGGACACAAGAAGTCTCCACACTCAGCTGTGGAAACAGCAAGCTCGCTACCCAGTGTCACAACTGAACAGCGCTGGAAGCTGCagtcagcagctgcagagctctgtggacAGGTATGCAATGCATTTCAGGGACATCCCCGTTCATCACCCAACACGTCTGCACGTGGTAACCACTCATCCATAAAACCAGGCTCAGAAGAGCACGAACCACTGATCAGCAAGGCAACATCACAATGTGGTTTTGTCTCTGCAAAGGTTTGGCTCCAACCTCCAATCAGTCTCTACTAAAGCTCACAAGGAATTTAGCACAGGAAAAAAGTACCATTGATATTCTGGATCTCAATGACCCCAGGGGAAAAGCATTTCTGTAATGTCTCAGCTGCCTCATCCTCAATAGGCTGCAGGAGAGTAATGTCAGGAAGCAGTCGATAACTGGCTGTGGCCACAGGAGAAAACTTGGCATGATCCTTACCTGTATGAAGAGTTAAGAGTCAAGGATGAGAGCAGGCCTCAGGGAACAAGGATTCTGGGGCCTAAAGTTCCAGGGGAAAAGCCAATTCTCCACCCTTCCCCGTCACACTGCAGTGCCCGAGTCCAAGCACTCACTTTCCTTGTCCcgctgctccaggagccacGACTCACCTATACCCTTGACACAGTGCATAAGCACATCTATTTCCTGTCCGGGTCGCAACAGTGCAATGAGGATGTCATCGTGAACAGGTCGGAAGTCAGCATCTGGAAAAAGGTCTGTCTGATTCCCCAAGGGCACCCACGTCATGTGTTTACTGTACACTGCAAAGAGAAGCCACAAGCATCAGCCAGCTGCTGCCTCAAAGCAGGTCACTCACCTGTACAGGACTGGAGACAGCAAAAATAAGTTTAGCAGAATGGAATCAACTTTCCCTGTGAGCACATAAGGCTGAGAAAACAGCCTAAGTCCTGTCTTCCAAgaccaaaaagaaaagcacCTATTTTTAGGAGAAATCTCACCTTTATGATTGAAATATAGTTCATCAGGATCAGATGATTCCTTGGCAGCCTGAGGGTTTCGTTTGCATTTGATTTTCAGCTGAAACTGCAGAGTATCAATTTCAGTGCCTTCCTGATCTCCTGGGAAGAAGCACATGAAATAACACTTCTAGTCAGTTGACACGACCCTAATTTACTAGTTTGAGAGGAGCCTTCAATATTTCTATTCTATCCAAGACTCTCACCTTGGTTTCTGTACTCAAAGAGCCGAGGGTCAGCTCGGATAGGGATGAGGCCCAACCGATGAGCCAGAATTTCATCCTGCACAATGGATGTGTTGTTGTACACAAAGACCTTCTCTACAGCCATCGTTGGCACCTCAGGGAGACAAGAGATCAAGTCAGCCTAAGACAATAGTTGAACTACAAGCCAACACATTATCCAGCTCAAGTGTCCCTCCTCTCCCACAAGTAACTGCCATGCAGACTATTTTGAGTGGTATTTCTGCCAAATCAGGCTATGCAATATACCCTTACACCTCGTCTACTCCCATCCCCGTTTTTTTTAACAATCAATCAAAAGAGGTGAAGGGCAGTAGAAAGAG is part of the Poecile atricapillus isolate bPoeAtr1 chromosome 3, bPoeAtr1.hap1, whole genome shotgun sequence genome and encodes:
- the POLR1C gene encoding DNA-directed RNA polymerases I and III subunit RPAC1 isoform X1 encodes the protein MAARRSADEMRDRVVLGEFGVRNVHTTDFPGNYPGYEDAWDQRRFEEAFRVDVIREEGDTLEFDMVGIDAAIANAFRRILLAEVPTMAVEKVFVYNNTSIVQDEILAHRLGLIPIRADPRLFEYRNQGDQEGTEIDTLQFQLKIKCKRNPQAAKESSDPDELYFNHKVYSKHMTWVPLGNQTDLFPDADFRPVHDDILIALLRPGQEIDVLMHCVKGIGKDHAKFSPVATASYRLLPDITLLQPIEDEAAETLQKCFSPGVIEIQNINGKRVARVANARLDTFSREVFRHEGLKNLVRLARVRNHYIFSVESTGILPPDVLVSEAIKILMGKCQRFLNELDSVPME